A single Campylobacter concisus DNA region contains:
- a CDS encoding valine--tRNA ligase — protein sequence MAEFYNAKETEDKFYKIWEERGYFEIDANKDIQKDGRKFCIMMPPPNVTGSLHIGHALTFTLQDIMTRYKRMDGYKTLWQPGLDHAGIATQNVVEKQLLAQGIKKEELGREKFVEKVWEWKEKSGGMIVHQMRKLGITPAWSRQRFTMDEGLRKAVKKAFVNLYDKGLIVQKNYMINWCTHDGALSDIEVEHKENKGKLYHLRYYFTDKPSEFVVVATTRPETYFGDTAVMVNPNDERYKNLIGKKVVLPIINREIEIIADEHVDMEFGTGLVKVTPAHDQNDYEVGKRHDLEFITVFDEKGILNDKCDKFAGLERLEARDIVVAELEKLGNVEKIEDYENQVGYCYRCKNVVEPYISKQWFVKKEIADEAIQKVSEGLAKFYPPHWINSFNAWMRELRDWCISRQLWWGHQIPVFYCDDCGYMWADEGEPCECKKCKSKNFHQDPDVLDTWFSSGLWPFSTLGWGNENELKNEKWFEGDLAEFYPNNLLITGFDILFFWVARMMFQGENALDKLPFDDIYLHALVKDEFGRKMSKSLGNVIDPLDSINEYSADILRFTLTLLAVQGRDIKLSDAKMKQVRNFTNKLYNASKYLILNESKFPNLEDIKLQTKLGIYMNSRFNECVREVRENIDAYRFNDAANTLYKFLWDEFCDWGIELSKADKASVKELGSIFKEAMKLLNPFMPFLSEYLFQELSGTQLENAKSIMVISYPEVKERNLEVEKKFELVIEAIVAIRRAKATIDLGNSKIAKAFVKFNEKIDLDEVKEYIKLLAKCEEIGFVDEKIENSIRDVSENLEAFVPLEGLDMSGIITRLKSQKTKLEKEIAKLSGMLNNQNFVSNAPKEVIETNKEALDSAQAKFKKVCEELEALGEK from the coding sequence GTGGCAGAATTTTACAATGCAAAAGAGACAGAAGATAAATTTTATAAAATTTGGGAAGAACGCGGATACTTCGAGATAGACGCAAACAAAGATATCCAAAAAGATGGACGTAAATTTTGCATTATGATGCCACCTCCAAACGTGACTGGCTCGCTTCACATCGGACACGCCCTAACCTTCACACTCCAAGATATCATGACTCGTTACAAGAGAATGGACGGCTATAAGACACTTTGGCAGCCAGGACTTGACCACGCTGGCATCGCCACTCAAAATGTCGTTGAAAAGCAGCTTTTAGCTCAAGGCATCAAAAAAGAAGAGCTTGGACGCGAGAAATTTGTAGAAAAAGTGTGGGAGTGGAAAGAAAAAAGCGGTGGCATGATCGTACATCAGATGCGAAAGCTTGGCATCACTCCGGCTTGGTCACGCCAGAGATTTACTATGGATGAGGGCTTAAGAAAAGCTGTAAAAAAAGCCTTTGTAAATTTATACGACAAAGGACTGATCGTTCAGAAAAACTACATGATAAACTGGTGTACACACGACGGCGCGCTTTCTGACATCGAGGTCGAACATAAGGAGAACAAAGGCAAGCTTTATCATTTGAGGTACTATTTTACAGATAAGCCAAGCGAATTTGTTGTTGTTGCAACAACTCGCCCGGAGACCTACTTTGGCGACACCGCCGTAATGGTAAATCCAAACGACGAGCGCTATAAAAATTTAATCGGCAAAAAAGTGGTGCTACCTATCATAAATAGAGAGATCGAGATCATCGCCGACGAGCACGTTGATATGGAGTTTGGAACAGGTCTTGTTAAAGTCACACCTGCGCATGATCAAAACGACTATGAAGTTGGCAAAAGGCACGACCTTGAGTTTATCACTGTATTTGATGAAAAAGGTATTTTAAACGACAAGTGCGATAAATTTGCAGGACTTGAGAGGCTTGAGGCTAGAGATATCGTCGTGGCCGAGCTTGAAAAACTTGGCAATGTTGAAAAGATCGAGGACTATGAAAACCAAGTAGGATACTGCTACCGCTGCAAAAACGTCGTCGAGCCATATATCTCAAAGCAGTGGTTTGTCAAAAAAGAGATCGCAGACGAGGCGATACAAAAGGTCTCAGAGGGCCTTGCTAAATTTTACCCGCCGCACTGGATAAACAGCTTTAACGCGTGGATGAGAGAGTTAAGAGACTGGTGTATCTCACGCCAACTTTGGTGGGGGCATCAAATTCCAGTATTTTACTGCGATGATTGCGGTTATATGTGGGCTGACGAGGGAGAGCCATGCGAGTGCAAAAAGTGCAAAAGTAAAAATTTTCACCAAGACCCAGACGTGCTAGATACGTGGTTTAGCTCTGGTCTTTGGCCATTTAGCACGCTTGGTTGGGGTAATGAAAATGAGCTAAAAAATGAAAAATGGTTTGAAGGCGATTTGGCTGAATTTTATCCAAACAACCTACTAATCACTGGCTTTGATATATTATTTTTCTGGGTTGCTAGGATGATGTTTCAGGGTGAAAATGCCCTTGATAAGTTGCCATTTGACGACATTTATCTGCACGCACTCGTAAAAGATGAATTTGGTAGAAAGATGAGTAAAAGCCTTGGCAACGTAATTGACCCGCTTGATAGCATCAATGAGTATAGCGCCGATATATTGCGCTTTACGCTAACTCTTTTAGCTGTTCAAGGACGCGATATCAAGCTAAGTGACGCTAAGATGAAGCAGGTAAGAAATTTCACCAACAAGCTTTATAATGCGAGCAAATACCTCATACTAAATGAGAGTAAATTTCCAAATTTAGAGGATATCAAGCTTCAAACAAAGCTTGGAATTTATATGAATAGCCGCTTTAACGAGTGCGTGAGAGAGGTGCGTGAAAACATCGACGCCTACCGCTTTAATGACGCAGCAAACACACTTTATAAATTCCTTTGGGATGAGTTTTGTGACTGGGGTATCGAGCTTAGTAAGGCTGATAAAGCGAGTGTAAAAGAGCTTGGAAGTATATTTAAAGAGGCGATGAAACTACTAAATCCTTTCATGCCATTTCTTTCAGAGTATCTATTTCAAGAGCTTAGCGGCACACAGCTTGAAAACGCAAAGTCAATAATGGTGATAAGCTACCCAGAGGTAAAAGAGCGAAATTTAGAGGTTGAGAAGAAATTTGAGCTAGTTATCGAAGCGATCGTGGCTATTCGCCGTGCAAAAGCGACCATCGATCTTGGCAACTCAAAGATAGCAAAAGCCTTTGTTAAATTTAATGAAAAAATCGACCTTGACGAGGTCAAAGAGTATATCAAGCTGCTTGCAAAATGCGAAGAGATCGGCTTTGTAGATGAGAAAATCGAAAATTCAATAAGAGACGTGAGTGAAAATTTAGAGGCGTTTGTCCCACTTGAAGGACTTGATATGAGCGGTATTATCACAAGACTCAAGTCTCAAAAGACAAAGCTTGAAAAAGAGATAGCTAAGCTCTCAGGTATGTTAAATAATCAAAATTTTGTGTCAAATGCACCAAAAGAAGTTATAGAGACGAACAAAGAGGCTTTAGATAGTGCTCAGGCTAAATTTAAAAAAGTATGTGAAGAATTAGAAGCTCTTGGAGAAAAATAG
- a CDS encoding methionine ABC transporter ATP-binding protein has translation MIKIEKLSKFYGDTQILFDINLEVKKGEIFAIVGHSGAGKSTLLRCINGLESYQGGSLKVFDKEIKNLDEMQQRHLRRDVGMIFQHFALMARKNVFENVATPLKFWGYKSDETEKRVRELLNLVGLENKAKSYPSELSGGQKQRVAIARALALNPKILLSDEATSALDPNTTNQILELLEKINKELDISVVIVTHEMEVVKSIAKRAILLEGGKIIGSGSIEELFLKPDEKMKEFLGEVEILPSTGTNIRLFFPKEVAQNSVITHMARSLNIDFNIVWGKLEKLNENVLGSLVINIDEKDKENVLNYIKQSGVLWEVA, from the coding sequence GTGATAAAAATAGAGAAATTAAGCAAATTTTATGGTGATACGCAAATCCTTTTTGATATAAATTTGGAGGTTAAAAAGGGTGAAATTTTTGCTATCGTGGGACACAGTGGCGCTGGTAAATCAACGCTTTTAAGGTGCATAAACGGGCTTGAGAGCTATCAAGGTGGCAGCCTAAAAGTCTTTGATAAAGAGATAAAAAATTTAGATGAGATGCAGCAGAGACATTTAAGGCGAGATGTTGGGATGATATTTCAGCATTTTGCCCTGATGGCTAGAAAAAACGTCTTTGAAAATGTCGCTACTCCGCTTAAATTTTGGGGCTATAAAAGCGATGAAACTGAAAAAAGAGTGAGAGAGCTTTTAAATTTAGTCGGTCTTGAAAATAAGGCAAAAAGCTATCCAAGCGAGCTAAGTGGCGGTCAAAAACAGCGTGTGGCGATCGCCAGAGCGCTTGCTTTAAATCCTAAAATTTTACTAAGCGACGAGGCGACTTCAGCTCTTGATCCAAATACTACAAATCAAATTTTAGAGCTGCTTGAGAAGATAAATAAAGAGCTAGACATTAGTGTCGTCATCGTCACGCACGAGATGGAGGTTGTAAAATCGATCGCAAAACGTGCGATCTTGCTAGAAGGTGGCAAGATCATAGGCTCTGGAAGTATTGAAGAGCTATTTTTGAAGCCAGATGAGAAGATGAAAGAATTTTTGGGTGAAGTGGAAATTCTGCCAAGTACTGGCACAAATATCAGGCTATTTTTCCCAAAAGAAGTGGCTCAAAATAGCGTGATCACGCATATGGCTAGAAGTCTAAACATCGACTTTAACATAGTCTGGGGTAAGCTTGAGAAGCTAAACGAAAATGTTCTTGGCTCGCTTGTCATAAACATAGATGAAAAAGATAAAGAAAACGTGCTTAACTACATCAAGCAAAGTGGCGTTTTATGGGAGGTTGCTTGA
- a CDS encoding methionine ABC transporter permease, whose product MFDIDFSKFPDVFSRILLPAIGETLYMSIVSTLLAFAIGLIPAVLLILSDKDGLKPNKQLYFVLDIVINVLRSFPFIILIIVLFPVTKMIVGTSIGTTAAIVPLTIGAAPFVARLIENALKEVDKGIIEAAQSFGSSKFQIIFRVMFVEALPGIISAFTLTLIVNIGFSAMAGAVGGGGLGSVAINYGYQRFRPDIMLYTVVILIIMVQIFQVLGNYLYKISKK is encoded by the coding sequence ATGTTTGATATTGACTTTTCTAAATTTCCAGATGTATTTTCTAGGATACTGCTGCCAGCTATCGGCGAGACACTATATATGAGCATAGTCTCTACCCTGCTCGCCTTTGCCATAGGCCTCATACCTGCGGTTTTGCTCATCCTTTCAGACAAAGATGGACTAAAGCCAAATAAGCAGCTTTATTTTGTACTTGATATCGTTATAAACGTGCTTAGAAGCTTTCCATTTATTATCCTCATTATTGTGCTCTTTCCAGTTACAAAAATGATCGTGGGAACAAGTATTGGCACTACAGCTGCGATCGTTCCGCTAACTATCGGAGCGGCTCCATTTGTGGCAAGGCTTATTGAAAATGCGCTAAAAGAGGTTGATAAAGGCATCATCGAAGCTGCTCAGAGCTTTGGTAGCTCGAAATTTCAAATTATATTTCGAGTCATGTTTGTAGAAGCACTTCCTGGCATTATCTCGGCATTTACGCTAACGCTTATTGTAAATATCGGCTTTTCAGCGATGGCTGGTGCGGTTGGCGGTGGCGGACTAGGATCTGTTGCTATAAATTACGGATATCAAAGATTTCGTCCAGATATCATGCTCTACACCGTGGTTATTCTTATCATTATGGTTCAAATTTTCCAAGTTTTAGGTAACTACTTATATAAAATTTCTAAAAAATAG
- a CDS encoding MetQ/NlpA family ABC transporter substrate-binding protein has protein sequence MKKLLLTSLVALGLSVSANAADKSKAIIVGATPIPHAEILEVVKPILAKDGYTLEIKEFNDYTTPNLATEDGDLDANFFQHLPYLEEFNKNKGTHLIKTVGVHLEPMGVYSKKIKDIKDLKDGSTVSIPNDPTNESRALDILANAGLIKLNNNPLKTPLDIVDNPKKLKFEEIETAQVPRTLDDVTIAVINTNYALNANLNPVKDALVLESKNSPYVNYVVVKSGNENSPKIKALDKAINSSEVKKFIEIKYNGAILPAF, from the coding sequence ATGAAAAAACTACTTCTTACCTCTCTAGTTGCCCTAGGCCTTAGCGTTAGCGCAAATGCTGCTGACAAGTCAAAAGCAATAATCGTCGGTGCTACACCTATCCCACATGCTGAAATTTTGGAGGTTGTAAAGCCTATTTTGGCAAAAGATGGCTATACGCTTGAGATCAAAGAATTTAACGACTACACTACGCCAAACCTTGCAACAGAAGATGGCGATTTAGATGCAAATTTCTTTCAGCACCTTCCATATCTTGAAGAATTTAACAAAAACAAAGGCACTCATCTTATAAAAACAGTTGGCGTTCATCTTGAACCAATGGGAGTTTATTCTAAAAAGATAAAAGACATCAAAGATCTAAAAGATGGTTCGACTGTATCTATCCCAAATGATCCGACAAATGAAAGCCGTGCTTTAGATATCCTTGCAAATGCTGGACTTATTAAGCTAAACAATAATCCACTAAAAACTCCGCTTGATATAGTTGATAACCCTAAAAAGCTTAAATTTGAAGAGATAGAGACTGCTCAAGTACCAAGAACACTTGATGACGTTACTATCGCGGTTATTAATACAAACTATGCTCTAAATGCTAATCTTAATCCGGTAAAAGACGCACTTGTGCTTGAAAGCAAAAATAGCCCGTATGTAAACTACGTTGTAGTAAAGTCTGGTAACGAAAATAGTCCTAAAATAAAGGCTCTTGATAAAGCAATAAACTCATCAGAAGTTAAAAAATTTATTGAGATCAAATACAACGGCGCTATTCTTCCAGCATTTTAA
- a CDS encoding MetQ/NlpA family ABC transporter substrate-binding protein — translation MKFIKLLTASLVALSLHAADKDHTIVVGVSPVPHAEILEFVKPKLKDKGYDLVISEISDYSIPNVATEDGSLDANFFQHLPYLEEQNKARGLHLVSVANVHVEPLGFYSKKIKNIKELKDGAKVAIAYDPSNGNRALRILEKAGLIEIDKNVKVATINDITKNSKNLQFVELEGAQIPRTLDDVDIAAISTNFVLDLGMSVAKDALLLEDANSPYANIIVTKAGNENNPKIKALVDAVLSPDTKNFIITRYKGEVIPAF, via the coding sequence ATGAAATTTATCAAACTTTTAACCGCATCTTTAGTTGCTCTAAGCCTTCACGCAGCCGACAAGGACCACACTATAGTAGTTGGCGTCTCGCCAGTACCACACGCTGAAATTTTAGAATTTGTAAAGCCAAAGCTAAAAGATAAAGGCTACGACCTTGTTATCTCTGAAATTTCGGACTACTCTATCCCAAATGTCGCCACAGAAGATGGCAGCTTGGATGCAAATTTCTTTCAGCATTTACCATATCTTGAGGAGCAAAACAAGGCTAGAGGCTTGCATCTTGTAAGTGTTGCAAATGTCCACGTCGAGCCACTTGGCTTTTACTCTAAAAAGATAAAAAACATAAAAGAGTTAAAAGATGGTGCAAAAGTTGCGATCGCTTACGATCCATCAAATGGTAATAGAGCACTTAGAATTTTAGAAAAAGCTGGTCTTATAGAAATTGATAAAAACGTAAAAGTTGCAACTATAAATGACATAACTAAAAATTCTAAAAATTTACAGTTTGTAGAGCTTGAGGGTGCTCAGATACCAAGAACGCTTGATGATGTCGATATCGCTGCCATTAGTACAAATTTCGTCCTTGATCTTGGCATGAGCGTGGCAAAAGACGCACTTTTGCTTGAAGACGCCAACAGTCCTTATGCTAACATCATCGTCACAAAGGCTGGTAATGAAAATAACCCTAAAATCAAAGCTTTAGTTGATGCGGTACTTAGCCCTGATACTAAAAATTTCATCATTACTCGCTATAAAGGCGAAGTTATACCTGCATTTTAA
- a CDS encoding DedA family protein produces the protein MLYDVIDFIVASVSSWGYAGIFVMMFLESSFFPFPSEVAMIPAGYLAHKGEMSLILAFIAGTLGSLLGAIFNYYLCYFFGREIVLKYGKFVGITHEKMDKFEAFFNKHGEISTFNSRLIPGIRQYISLPAGLAKMNIFRFCLFTTLGAGIWCAVLLGVGYFLGSNPDKQTLLIITIALLVVVVVISVVYIIKQRKG, from the coding sequence ATGCTGTATGATGTTATTGATTTTATAGTTGCGAGCGTAAGTAGCTGGGGTTATGCTGGCATATTTGTGATGATGTTTTTAGAAAGCTCGTTTTTTCCATTTCCAAGCGAGGTCGCAATGATACCGGCTGGCTATTTGGCGCATAAAGGTGAAATGAGTTTAATTTTGGCCTTTATTGCAGGCACGCTTGGAAGCCTGCTTGGCGCTATTTTTAACTATTATCTTTGCTACTTTTTTGGTCGCGAGATCGTTTTAAAATACGGCAAATTTGTGGGAATCACTCACGAAAAAATGGATAAATTTGAGGCATTTTTCAATAAACACGGCGAAATTTCTACATTTAACTCACGTCTGATTCCTGGCATTCGTCAATACATCAGCCTACCAGCTGGACTTGCTAAGATGAATATTTTTAGATTTTGCCTATTTACCACGCTTGGTGCTGGGATTTGGTGTGCTGTTTTGCTTGGAGTTGGCTATTTTTTAGGCTCAAATCCTGATAAACAGACACTTTTAATAATCACGATCGCTCTTTTGGTGGTGGTTGTAGTAATAAGCGTGGTCTATATAATAAAGCAAAGAAAAGGCTAA
- the murI gene encoding glutamate racemase produces MKIGIFDSGLGGLSVLNEALSKLSEHEFLYYADVKNVPYGQKSRDEILKFSFDAVKFLIENGANAVVIACNTATSVAIKELRANLSVPIIGMEPAVKKAHDLSHNDALKTLVIATPVTVNGAKLKELIANLHAKDKTELLALPRLVNFAENGKFDTENVKSYLKEELAKFDLSKFGFLVLGCTHFNYFKDSLREILPSNISIIDGNEGTINRLISELGLKISTLDQAPKIRFFYSGDEVFSKFELDKISRNLARLEKMREIY; encoded by the coding sequence ATGAAGATAGGTATATTTGACTCAGGACTTGGTGGACTGAGCGTCTTAAATGAAGCTTTAAGCAAGCTTAGTGAGCATGAATTTTTATATTACGCAGACGTTAAAAATGTCCCGTATGGACAAAAGAGTAGGGATGAGATCTTAAAATTTAGCTTTGATGCGGTGAAATTTCTCATAGAAAATGGCGCAAACGCCGTTGTAATAGCTTGTAACACGGCAACAAGCGTAGCGATAAAAGAGCTTAGAGCAAATTTAAGCGTGCCGATCATCGGCATGGAGCCAGCCGTAAAAAAGGCTCATGACTTAAGCCATAATGATGCTTTAAAAACGCTTGTCATAGCCACTCCAGTCACCGTAAATGGTGCAAAACTAAAAGAGCTGATCGCAAATTTACACGCAAAAGATAAGACTGAGTTACTTGCACTGCCTCGCCTTGTAAATTTTGCTGAAAATGGGAAATTTGACACCGAGAATGTGAAATCATATCTAAAAGAAGAGTTAGCCAAATTTGATCTAAGCAAATTTGGCTTTTTGGTGCTTGGCTGCACGCACTTTAACTATTTTAAAGATAGCCTAAGAGAAATTTTGCCGTCAAATATAAGCATAATTGATGGCAATGAAGGGACAATAAATCGCCTCATAAGTGAGCTTGGACTAAAAATTTCTACTTTAGATCAAGCCCCAAAAATTAGATTTTTCTATTCTGGTGATGAAGTATTCAGTAAATTTGAGCTAGATAAAATTTCAAGAAATTTAGCTAGATTAGAGAAGATGAGAGAGATTTACTAG
- a CDS encoding FtsW/RodA/SpoVE family cell cycle protein, translating into MAVDKIIFYLCSTLIAISIIFSLSLPVFTVLFFNYDEFHFFIRQFIVGCIGIFIMWWLSRLNPEKTLVWIGFGLLISCGIAMGLMHALPASMVTDAGGARRWIRLPGFSLAPVEFFKIGFVYFLAWSFTRKFSEGKRTLLDEIKILMPYIILFGVAIFLIAVMQNDLGQVVVLALTFVTMALFAGASARLFSIGILGAAFVMTVAIISSEHRILRIKSWWGTIQNMVLSFLPDSVADVLRVADAPEPYQISHSLNAIKHGEFFGEGLGAGIFKLGFLSEVHTDFVLAGIAEEVGVFGILCIVAIFITLLYRIFRISARSENKVYHLFTLGVGLILSFSFLMNSYGITSITPIKGIAVPFLSYGGSSVLAICIGIGMVLMVSKRAKL; encoded by the coding sequence TTGGCAGTTGATAAGATCATTTTCTATCTTTGTTCGACTTTGATCGCTATAAGCATTATTTTTTCACTATCCTTGCCAGTTTTTACGGTTTTATTTTTTAATTACGACGAATTTCACTTTTTTATCCGCCAATTTATTGTTGGTTGTATCGGAATTTTCATTATGTGGTGGCTTTCTAGGCTCAATCCTGAAAAGACGCTTGTTTGGATAGGATTTGGCCTTCTTATATCTTGCGGTATCGCCATGGGGCTAATGCATGCATTGCCAGCTTCAATGGTGACTGACGCTGGTGGTGCTAGGCGTTGGATCAGGCTACCTGGTTTTTCACTAGCTCCAGTTGAGTTTTTTAAAATCGGTTTTGTCTACTTCTTGGCTTGGAGTTTTACTAGAAAATTTAGTGAAGGCAAAAGGACCCTGCTAGATGAGATTAAGATACTTATGCCTTATATTATTCTTTTTGGTGTTGCCATCTTTCTTATCGCTGTTATGCAAAATGACCTTGGTCAGGTGGTCGTGTTGGCACTTACATTTGTGACGATGGCACTTTTCGCAGGAGCAAGTGCGAGACTTTTTAGCATCGGTATCTTAGGAGCTGCTTTTGTTATGACAGTAGCGATAATCAGCTCTGAGCATAGAATTTTACGTATAAAGTCATGGTGGGGCACGATACAAAATATGGTGCTTTCTTTCTTGCCTGACAGCGTTGCAGATGTATTAAGAGTAGCTGATGCACCAGAGCCATATCAAATTTCTCACTCATTAAATGCTATAAAACATGGCGAATTTTTCGGCGAAGGGCTTGGCGCTGGTATCTTTAAGCTCGGCTTTTTAAGCGAGGTTCATACTGACTTTGTGCTAGCTGGTATCGCTGAAGAGGTCGGTGTATTTGGTATTTTGTGTATCGTAGCTATATTTATAACGCTACTTTATAGAATTTTTAGAATTTCAGCTAGAAGCGAAAATAAGGTATATCATCTATTTACGCTTGGTGTCGGGCTTATCTTATCGTTTTCATTTTTAATGAATAGCTATGGCATCACATCGATCACGCCTATCAAAGGTATTGCTGTGCCATTTCTTAGTTACGGCGGTAGCTCCGTGCTTGCGATTTGTATTGGTATCGGCATGGTTTTGATGGTTAGTAAAAGGGCAAAATTATGA
- the murG gene encoding undecaprenyldiphospho-muramoylpentapeptide beta-N-acetylglucosaminyltransferase translates to MIVICGGGTGGHLAIARSFCEELNRRDIKPIFIGSTSGQDKFWFENDENFLQKFFLPSSGVVNKRGFAKLKSLTNIVNLALKCRKIFKQNDVKAVISVGGYSAAPAAIAAIISKVPLFIHEQNAVMGKLNKILKPYAKGFFSSYDEASPYPYPVAKKFFDSARMREELKTILFLGGSQGAKAINELAINLAPYLKEKGINIIHQCGKNGFDELKKRYDELGFNETNLEIFEFSKEIENKMSKADLAISRAGASSLWELCANALPSIFVPFPYAAGNHQLYNAKFLKDKGIAEICLQNGEILDKDEVIRMIENFDLNKSSKALKDILLPNGAKEIIDKILN, encoded by the coding sequence ATGATTGTTATTTGCGGTGGAGGCACTGGTGGGCATTTAGCGATCGCAAGAAGCTTTTGTGAGGAGCTAAATAGACGAGATATTAAGCCCATTTTTATCGGCTCAACTAGTGGGCAAGATAAATTTTGGTTTGAAAATGACGAGAATTTTTTACAAAAATTTTTCTTGCCAAGTAGTGGCGTTGTAAATAAAAGAGGCTTTGCTAAACTAAAATCACTAACAAATATCGTAAATCTTGCTTTAAAATGTAGAAAAATTTTTAAGCAAAATGACGTTAAGGCAGTCATTAGCGTTGGTGGCTATTCAGCAGCTCCAGCAGCCATTGCAGCCATTATCTCAAAAGTGCCGCTTTTTATCCACGAACAAAATGCTGTAATGGGCAAACTAAATAAAATTTTAAAGCCCTACGCGAAAGGCTTTTTTAGCTCTTATGATGAAGCTTCGCCCTACCCTTACCCTGTGGCAAAGAAATTTTTCGATAGTGCAAGAATGAGAGAAGAGCTAAAGACTATTTTGTTTTTGGGCGGCTCGCAAGGCGCAAAAGCGATAAATGAACTAGCTATAAATTTAGCTCCATATCTTAAAGAAAAAGGCATAAATATAATTCATCAATGTGGTAAAAACGGCTTTGATGAACTTAAAAAAAGATATGATGAACTTGGCTTTAATGAAACGAATTTAGAAATTTTTGAATTTAGTAAAGAGATAGAAAATAAGATGAGCAAGGCTGACCTTGCCATATCAAGAGCAGGAGCTAGCTCGCTTTGGGAGCTTTGCGCAAATGCTTTGCCATCTATCTTTGTGCCATTTCCTTATGCTGCTGGTAATCATCAGCTTTATAACGCTAAATTTTTAAAAGATAAAGGCATTGCTGAAATTTGCTTGCAAAATGGAGAAATTTTAGACAAAGACGAAGTTATAAGAATGATAGAAAATTTTGATCTAAACAAAAGCAGTAAAGCTCTAAAAGATATCCTTTTGCCAAATGGAGCAAAAGAGATAATTGATAAAATTTTAAACTAG
- a CDS encoding imidazole glycerol phosphate synthase: MDFQNIQKQISVLKESLTALEQNSEHEIGLAVGVVEFNKNADELKKKLTNLKGESDFFKSVFNTEDYYENISTYLEQIKRSLNYKIEKNGVSFKANENLQESYVAILNIIEILVAEYQIQNKNKAKNLFSRTIDTTQIKSILVELNTLQERIHNVLHIHSRIVSNVILQNFKIIYTFFYNCIKAAKQRKDELLLVEIAGITDKIITMIKPVFSAKILNTNELIYHYLIFELKELKACAIGEELV, encoded by the coding sequence ATGGATTTTCAAAATATTCAAAAACAAATTTCGGTACTAAAAGAAAGTTTGACAGCATTAGAACAAAATAGTGAGCACGAGATCGGCTTGGCAGTTGGAGTTGTTGAGTTTAATAAAAATGCTGATGAACTTAAAAAAAAGCTTACAAATTTAAAAGGTGAAAGCGATTTTTTTAAAAGTGTCTTCAACACAGAGGACTATTATGAAAACATTAGTACTTATTTGGAGCAGATAAAGAGAAGCTTAAACTATAAAATTGAGAAAAACGGTGTGAGCTTTAAGGCAAATGAAAATTTACAAGAAAGCTATGTCGCCATTTTAAATATAATAGAAATTTTAGTAGCAGAGTATCAAATACAAAACAAAAATAAAGCGAAAAATCTCTTTTCTAGGACAATAGATACTACTCAAATAAAATCAATACTTGTGGAGCTAAATACTCTACAAGAGCGTATACATAATGTTTTGCATATTCATTCTAGAATTGTTTCAAATGTTATTTTGCAAAATTTTAAGATAATTTATACGTTCTTTTATAATTGTATTAAGGCTGCAAAGCAACGCAAAGATGAGCTTTTGCTAGTGGAGATCGCGGGTATAACTGACAAGATAATAACTATGATAAAACCAGTCTTTAGTGCAAAAATTTTAAACACAAATGAGCTTATTTATCATTACTTGATCTTTGAACTAAAAGAACTAAAAGCTTGTGCGATAGGCGAGGAGCTAGTTTAA